TAAATTTAGTTTATAACGTTTGTCCTAAGAGGACAGACATTGTGTTTTTATGTATAAAGTGATCTTTTTTTTACCTCTTTACTTATTGTTATCATGTAGTACTCTTTCTGGGGAGTATCAGACTATCTCAGATGAGTACTATAAACTTGCCAAATTGAATGAGGAACTTGGTAACAATCAAGCGTCTGTGTCACTTTATGAGAGATCTATTAAATTTAATTTAAATTTAAATAATGCATCTAGCTACAATTTTGTTTTGGCTTATATAAATTTAAAAAAATATGATGAAGCTGAATCTAGTCTTGAGTCTTTATTGGAGAGTGATCCTGACAATATTTTATTGATCAATTTAAAAGCTTACTTGTTTTTAAGGAAGGATAATTTGGAAGAGTCTTTAAAATTATATTTAAAAACTTTAAAGACTGCTCCTGCTAATAAGGAAGCGTTGTTTAATGTTTTCTATATCTATCATAAGAGAAACGATAAGGAAAACACAAAAAAATATATATTAAAGTATAGAGAATTAAATTATCCTGTTCCCTCTAGTGCAAGTGATATAGTTTCTTCCATCTTGGAGAATTGATTCTAAAAATGGTTTTTCTGGTATAATGGGCCAATATTTGTTGTAACGGGTTTGGTGCTAGAATTTTAGGGTTTAGTACCAGAGTTTGTTTAAGTGTTTTTGGAGGTTTATAACTAACATGAGAGTGAGGGTTTTATTTTTAAGTCTGTTTATGCTTGTTTCTGCCAATGTTTTTTCGGATACCACATTTGAACTTAATCTTGGGGTTGGAGTAGACATACCGGTTAGTGTTGTTTCAAACTTTTACAATACAGCTTTAGATTTGGGAGAGAAGCTGAAGAAGGATGTGAGTTCCGTAGAGAGAGAGGAAATAATTCGAAGGTTTTCGGATATGGTTAATGTGTCTAAGACTGGTTTAAGTTATGGGGGTCATGCTCAAATGGGAGCAAGGTTTGATGATCTTTTGTCACTTGGGTTTGAGTTCGGGTTTGATTTGAGCTTGTTTAGGGCAATAAGTCGTGAAGGACAGTTAAATGATAGCTTTTCATTTATTGGAGCGCTGGAGCCTAGATTTTATACAAGATTAGATTTTTTTATTGGTGCTGTTGCGTTATTTACTGGACCTAGATTAAATGTAGCTACTGGCATTAAAGATTCTATTTTGGATGATCTTGGTATGTTTGCTTGGGATTTAGGAGCGAGGGCTGTACTTTCTTTCTTAATGCTTGAGGTGTATTACAGTTGGAACATTAAGAACAGTGTGTTTTCTGACTTGAAGGTTGGGTTGGGACTTGAGTTTGGAGTTATGTAGAGTGCATCATAGCTAATAATTGGTTTTGGGGGCGTAGGTATGTTGGTTGGTCAAGTTCCTCGCCTAGGTGGTGTGGGCTTCTTTAAGGGTTTTCTTTTATCTTGTGTGTTTTTGATTGGTTTAGTGTAGAATAGAGTAAAGGTTTTATTTAATTTAGGAGTCTTCGAAATTGAGTTTGCTTATTAAGAAGTCGATAGGGATTGTCGCTTGTCCTGGTGGGAGGGTGTTTGCTGGTAAAATCATTGAAGAACTCAGAAAGGTGTTTTTGCGTGCTGAAAGACAGGTTGTTGAAAAAATTTCTAAAACTTCTAGCTGTTTGAAAGAAGATATTTTAAAGCTTGAGGGAATTTTGCCTCCTTTTTTGGAAGGGCTTGAATTTT
This is a stretch of genomic DNA from Borrelia sp. P9F1. It encodes these proteins:
- a CDS encoding tetratricopeptide repeat protein, producing the protein MYKVIFFLPLYLLLSCSTLSGEYQTISDEYYKLAKLNEELGNNQASVSLYERSIKFNLNLNNASSYNFVLAYINLKKYDEAESSLESLLESDPDNILLINLKAYLFLRKDNLEESLKLYLKTLKTAPANKEALFNVFYIYHKRNDKENTKKYILKYRELNYPVPSSASDIVSSILEN